A single window of Syntrophus aciditrophicus SB DNA harbors:
- a CDS encoding Fur family transcriptional regulator, whose amino-acid sequence MDPLEEKIAAFETACRKAGLKVTRQRREIYRELLLSTDHPSAEALHQRLRGILPGISLDTVYRTLATLASAGLIKKVETSESLSRFEATFSRHHHLICRQCGQIQDFTWSFLDEVSLPDEIGDWGRIDSKNVVVYGICSTCLNQTHKKNF is encoded by the coding sequence ATGGACCCCTTAGAGGAAAAAATCGCCGCCTTTGAGACGGCCTGCCGCAAAGCCGGCCTCAAGGTCACCCGTCAGCGCCGGGAGATCTACCGCGAACTCCTGCTGTCGACCGATCATCCCTCTGCGGAGGCCCTGCATCAGCGTCTCCGTGGCATACTTCCCGGAATTTCCCTGGACACGGTCTACAGAACCCTCGCGACCCTTGCAAGCGCGGGATTGATCAAGAAGGTGGAAACCTCGGAAAGTCTCTCCCGTTTTGAGGCAACGTTCAGCCGGCATCACCATCTCATCTGTCGCCAGTGTGGTCAGATTCAGGATTTTACATGGTCTTTTCTCGACGAGGTCTCTCTTCCCGATGAAATCGGAGACTGGGGCCGCATCGATTCCAAAAACGTCGTGGTTTATGGCATCTGCAGTACCTGTCTCAATCAAACTCACAAAAAGAATTTCTGA
- a CDS encoding agmatine deiminase family protein: protein MKTPKDLGYFFPPEWHRHAATWLSYPHNEASWPGKIATIFPFYNQFIREISRGERVNINVANEAMGRQVREALEIIGVNLAQISLYEHPTNDAWCRDHGPAFLIARRPELRPGKVIVNWEYNAWGNKYPHGLDNAIPRRVASSLGLPVFSPGIVMEGGAVDFNGGGTVLTTRSCLLHENRNPGLNQGQIEQFLQDYYGVEQVLWLGEGIEGDDTDGHIDDMTRFVAPDTVITMVEPDRKDANFRPLRDNLKALKKMRLLNGRQLNIVEIPMPHPVFYDGQRLPASYANFYICNAGVIVPTFQCVEDQKAIDLLSRCFPDRSVIGIDSVEIIWGLGSWHCLSQQEPESPL from the coding sequence ATGAAGACACCGAAAGACCTGGGTTACTTTTTCCCTCCCGAATGGCATCGTCACGCCGCTACCTGGCTGAGCTATCCCCATAACGAGGCTTCCTGGCCGGGGAAGATTGCCACGATTTTTCCCTTCTACAACCAGTTTATCCGGGAGATCAGCCGTGGCGAGAGGGTCAACATCAACGTGGCCAACGAGGCCATGGGCCGACAGGTCCGGGAGGCGCTGGAGATAATCGGCGTAAACCTGGCACAGATTTCTCTTTATGAACATCCCACTAATGACGCCTGGTGCCGGGATCATGGTCCGGCTTTCCTGATCGCGCGACGGCCGGAACTAAGGCCGGGAAAAGTGATCGTCAACTGGGAGTACAACGCCTGGGGAAACAAATATCCCCACGGCCTGGACAATGCGATACCACGGCGCGTCGCCTCATCTCTCGGTCTCCCCGTTTTTTCCCCGGGGATCGTCATGGAGGGAGGAGCCGTGGATTTCAACGGTGGGGGGACCGTTCTGACGACGAGGTCCTGTCTGCTGCACGAAAACCGGAATCCCGGTTTGAATCAGGGGCAGATCGAACAGTTTCTGCAGGATTATTACGGAGTGGAGCAGGTGCTCTGGCTGGGTGAGGGAATCGAAGGGGATGACACCGACGGACACATCGACGATATGACCCGCTTTGTGGCGCCCGACACGGTGATCACCATGGTGGAACCCGACCGGAAGGACGCCAACTTCCGGCCCCTGCGGGACAACCTGAAGGCGTTGAAAAAAATGCGTTTACTCAACGGCAGGCAACTGAACATCGTTGAAATTCCCATGCCGCATCCGGTCTTTTACGACGGGCAGCGCCTGCCCGCCTCCTATGCCAATTTCTACATCTGCAATGCCGGCGTGATCGTTCCAACCTTTCAGTGCGTCGAAGACCAGAAAGCCATCGACCTTCTGAGCCGCTGTTTTCCCGACCGGTCCGTCATCGGCATCGATTCCGTGGAGATCATCTGGGGCCTGGGAAGCTGGCACTGTCTCAGCCAGCAGGAACCGGAAAGCCCCCTCTGA
- a CDS encoding catalase: MSKEKKLTTRAGAPVVDNNNIMTAGPRGPQLLQDVWYLEKMAHFDREVIPERRMHAKGSGAYGTFTITQDITRYTKAKIFSEIGKKTEMFARFSTVAGERGAADAERDIRGFALKFYTEEGNWDLVGNNTPVFFLRDPLKFPDLNHVVHRDPRTNLRNANSMWDFWTSLPEALHQVTVVMSDRGIPASYRHMHGFGSHTFSFISPKNERYWVKFHFRTQQGIKNLTDAEAEAAIGQCRESHQRDLYYSIENGDFPRWTMYVQIMTEEQALNHPYNPFDLTKVWYHSDYPLIEVGVMELNRNPENYFAEVEQSAFNPAHVVPGIGFSPDKMLQGRLFSYGDAQRYRLGVNHLSIPVNAPRCPFHSYHRDGQMRVDGNYGSTIGYEPNSYGEWQEQIDFAEPPLKLYGDAKNWNFREDDDDYYTQPGKLFRLMSPEQQQALFGNTARAIAEAAKEIKMRHIGNCMKADPAYGKGVADALGLPPYPMSDICA, translated from the coding sequence ATGAGCAAGGAAAAGAAATTAACGACCCGGGCCGGCGCCCCCGTCGTCGACAACAACAACATCATGACTGCCGGGCCACGAGGGCCACAGCTTCTGCAGGATGTCTGGTACCTGGAGAAAATGGCCCACTTTGACCGGGAGGTGATTCCCGAACGGCGGATGCATGCCAAGGGCTCCGGCGCCTACGGCACCTTCACCATCACCCAGGACATCACCAGGTACACGAAGGCAAAGATCTTTTCCGAGATTGGGAAAAAAACAGAGATGTTCGCGCGCTTTTCCACGGTGGCCGGAGAACGCGGCGCTGCCGACGCCGAGCGGGACATTCGCGGTTTTGCGCTTAAATTCTACACCGAGGAGGGTAACTGGGATCTGGTGGGCAACAACACGCCCGTCTTCTTCCTCCGCGACCCGCTCAAATTTCCGGACCTCAACCATGTCGTCCATCGCGATCCGCGCACCAATCTGCGTAACGCCAACAGCATGTGGGACTTCTGGACGTCCCTGCCTGAGGCCCTGCATCAGGTGACCGTGGTAATGAGTGACCGCGGGATCCCGGCAAGCTATCGTCACATGCACGGCTTCGGCAGCCACACCTTCAGCTTCATCAGCCCCAAAAACGAGCGCTACTGGGTCAAGTTCCACTTCCGCACCCAGCAGGGGATCAAAAATCTCACCGACGCGGAGGCTGAGGCTGCAATCGGCCAATGCAGGGAAAGCCATCAGCGGGATCTCTACTACAGCATCGAGAACGGCGATTTTCCGCGCTGGACCATGTACGTCCAGATCATGACTGAAGAGCAGGCCCTGAACCATCCCTACAACCCCTTCGACCTGACCAAGGTCTGGTATCACAGCGATTATCCCCTCATCGAGGTCGGAGTCATGGAGCTGAACAGGAACCCGGAAAACTACTTCGCCGAGGTCGAACAGTCCGCCTTCAATCCGGCCCACGTCGTGCCCGGCATTGGTTTTTCACCCGACAAGATGCTCCAGGGTCGCCTCTTCTCCTACGGCGACGCCCAGCGCTACCGGCTCGGCGTAAACCATCTCTCGATCCCCGTAAACGCACCCCGCTGTCCCTTCCACAGTTATCACCGCGACGGCCAGATGCGGGTAGACGGCAACTACGGTTCGACCATCGGCTACGAACCCAACAGCTACGGCGAGTGGCAGGAGCAGATCGACTTCGCCGAACCGCCCCTTAAGCTCTATGGCGACGCCAAGAACTGGAACTTCCGCGAGGACGATGACGACTACTACACTCAGCCCGGCAAACTCTTCCGCCTGATGAGTCCGGAGCAGCAGCAGGCCCTTTTCGGGAACACCGCCCGCGCCATCGCAGAAGCTGCAAAAGAGATCAAGATGCGCCACATCGGCAACTGCATGAAGGCCGACCCGGCCTACGGCAAAGGAGTGGCCGACGCCCTGGGCCTTCCTCCGTATCCCATGAGCGATATCTGCGCGTAA
- a CDS encoding isochorismate synthase has protein sequence MKSDFLFYPLFREEIDRLSRNSGRKEAGYLLRIENRTELSDPILDIILSCQIPEKFYYSARDDLFELGGLGSALNIEAAGEDEILNGFSWLWDADETIPVFGGFSFDEEPSSPEWEPFGRFRFTLPLVEIRRSPEGVRISVNCVNKKEMSRAQVCRELADALQSLDALTRNFPKEFQPAVADRQLIPDKPQWNRMIKKALRTIREGELKKIVLARKKVITHRDLWNPAQIIASLSRIQENSFTFFYQVDDGIAFLGRSPERLFRMQNGQILTEAIAGTRPRGKTPFDDQRLEAELLSSPKELEEHRFVAGFIEAGMNRLCADVRMESREEILKLQNVQHIVTRFSGRAHSSFSPLSVAAAFHPTPAVGGLPQEEIRSCLRRHEPFRRGWYAAPIGWMNRRNAEFAVGIRSALVNGKALHIFAGAGIVSQSNAHAEWSETEKKMDNFAAIMKER, from the coding sequence ATGAAGTCCGATTTTCTGTTTTATCCCCTCTTTCGGGAAGAGATTGACCGGTTGTCCCGAAATTCCGGAAGGAAAGAGGCCGGTTATCTTCTGCGCATCGAGAACCGGACGGAGTTGAGTGATCCGATCCTCGACATCATCCTTTCCTGTCAGATCCCGGAAAAGTTCTATTACAGCGCCAGGGACGATCTGTTTGAACTTGGGGGATTGGGGAGTGCCCTGAACATCGAGGCCGCCGGCGAGGATGAAATCCTGAACGGATTTAGCTGGTTGTGGGATGCGGATGAAACGATTCCCGTCTTCGGAGGCTTTTCCTTTGATGAGGAACCCTCTTCTCCTGAATGGGAGCCCTTCGGCCGCTTCCGGTTTACCCTTCCGCTGGTGGAAATCCGGCGATCTCCTGAAGGTGTCCGGATCAGCGTGAATTGCGTCAACAAAAAGGAAATGTCCAGGGCGCAGGTTTGCCGGGAACTGGCCGATGCCCTGCAATCCCTGGACGCCCTGACCCGGAACTTTCCGAAAGAGTTTCAGCCGGCGGTCGCGGACAGGCAGCTCATCCCGGACAAGCCGCAATGGAACCGGATGATCAAAAAGGCGCTGCGGACGATTCGGGAGGGCGAGTTGAAAAAGATCGTTCTGGCCCGTAAAAAAGTCATCACCCACAGGGATTTGTGGAACCCGGCGCAGATTATCGCGTCTCTGTCGAGAATTCAGGAAAATTCATTCACGTTTTTTTACCAGGTCGATGACGGCATCGCGTTTCTGGGACGTTCTCCGGAAAGGCTGTTCCGCATGCAGAACGGACAGATTCTGACCGAGGCCATCGCCGGAACGCGTCCCCGGGGGAAAACCCCCTTCGACGATCAGCGCCTCGAAGCGGAACTGTTAAGTTCGCCTAAGGAACTGGAAGAACACCGCTTCGTCGCGGGGTTCATTGAGGCCGGGATGAACCGGCTCTGTGCGGATGTGCGGATGGAATCCCGGGAAGAAATCCTGAAGCTGCAGAACGTCCAGCACATCGTTACCCGGTTTTCCGGTAGGGCGCATTCGAGTTTTTCGCCCCTTTCCGTTGCCGCGGCTTTTCATCCCACCCCGGCGGTGGGCGGTCTTCCCCAGGAGGAGATTCGCTCATGCCTTCGGCGTCATGAACCCTTCCGGCGGGGATGGTACGCGGCTCCCATCGGCTGGATGAACCGCCGGAACGCCGAATTTGCCGTCGGCATCCGCTCGGCCCTGGTCAACGGGAAGGCGTTGCATATTTTTGCCGGAGCGGGCATCGTCTCGCAATCGAACGCCCATGCCGAATGGAGTGAAACGGAAAAGAAAATGGACAATTTCGCCGCCATCATGAAGGAGCGCTGA
- a CDS encoding carbon-nitrogen hydrolase, which produces MNGKKRKVSVGLIQMACGPDMEQNLAGALEKAEIAAGQGAQILCFQELFTSLYFCDVESYDCFRLAEAVPGPTTERLQALARKRDVAIVASLFEKRAEGLYHNTVAVIDAGGEYLGKYRKMHIPDDPGYYEKFYFTPGDLGYRVFTTRYAKIGTLICWDQWYPEAARITALMGADILFYPTAIGWATAQNEEANREQFDAWQTIQRGHAIANGLHVVAVNRTGREGEMQYWGGSFVSNPLGTVLWQAPHHEEVVHVQSIDLSLTNFYRIHWPFLRDRRIESYGDLQKRFLD; this is translated from the coding sequence ATGAACGGAAAAAAAAGAAAGGTCTCGGTTGGCCTGATCCAGATGGCCTGCGGACCGGACATGGAGCAAAATCTGGCCGGGGCATTGGAAAAGGCCGAAATCGCCGCTGGGCAGGGGGCGCAGATTCTCTGTTTTCAGGAGCTCTTTACGTCCCTTTATTTCTGTGATGTGGAAAGCTATGACTGCTTCCGGCTTGCCGAAGCCGTTCCCGGACCTACCACCGAACGCCTGCAGGCGCTGGCCCGGAAACGGGATGTGGCGATCGTCGCCTCTCTCTTCGAGAAGCGGGCGGAGGGTCTGTATCACAACACCGTGGCCGTGATCGACGCGGGAGGAGAATACTTGGGTAAGTACCGCAAGATGCACATCCCCGACGACCCCGGCTACTATGAAAAGTTCTACTTTACGCCGGGCGACCTGGGATACCGCGTCTTTACGACCCGTTACGCGAAAATCGGGACGCTTATCTGCTGGGATCAGTGGTATCCTGAAGCGGCCCGGATCACCGCCCTGATGGGCGCTGATATCCTTTTCTATCCCACGGCGATAGGCTGGGCAACGGCTCAAAACGAAGAGGCCAACCGGGAACAGTTCGATGCCTGGCAGACAATCCAGCGGGGGCACGCCATCGCCAACGGATTGCATGTCGTGGCGGTGAACCGTACGGGTAGGGAAGGGGAAATGCAGTACTGGGGCGGTTCCTTTGTCTCCAATCCTCTGGGTACCGTTCTCTGGCAGGCCCCGCACCATGAAGAGGTCGTGCATGTGCAGAGTATCGATCTGTCCCTCACCAACTTCTACCGGATTCACTGGCCTTTTCTGCGTGACCGCCGGATCGAATCCTACGGGGATCTTCAAAAGCGTTTCCTTGACTGA
- a CDS encoding transposase, with translation MMRLDVRGSVGKYLSRMMDAELCHLLKREYYEYGKGEVNHRNGHYSRHFTLKRIGKVDVEVPQNRWGDFRSQVLPKSKRYEEEPASSWREFFKDLKSRGMDRRKVELGIMDGLPVFKKLVQENFTQNS, from the coding sequence ATGATGCGCCTGGATGTTCGCGGGAGTGTCGGTAAATATCTTTCCCGGATGATGGACGCTGAACTCTGCCATTTACTGAAAAGGGAATATTATGAGTACGGCAAGGGGGAAGTGAATCATCGGAATGGTCATTATTCCCGTCATTTCACCCTCAAAAGGATTGGGAAGGTCGATGTGGAAGTTCCGCAAAACCGATGGGGCGATTTCCGGAGCCAAGTTCTCCCAAAAAGTAAGCGGTACGAAGAGGAACCGGCCTCATCCTGGCGGGAATTTTTCAAGGATCTGAAGTCCCGGGGCATGGACCGCCGAAAGGTGGAATTAGGAATTATGGATGGCCTGCCTGTCTTCAAGAAACTGGTCCAGGAAAATTTTACACAAAATAGTTGA
- a CDS encoding glycosyltransferase, with product MNAMNVSIIVPTYKEAKNITPLSEQIDRAMKDANLTYEIIVVDDDSKDGIIEAIEKIKDRYNIELKVRKSEKGLSSAVISGFGLVTGEVVVIMDADLSHPPAKIPELVAPILDGSCDFMIGSRFVKGGSAHHFNWYRKLNAWLSKMIARPFTRVSDPMAGFFAFPGKMLNPLPALNPLGFKIGLEMIVKASPKRISEVPIQFQERLFGESKLSLKEQIYYLIHITRLFEYKYKTLAEFTKFCLIGGFGMMVDLTFVYLSMQIFVIFGIVSKLFQFRIARVIGFIFAVTSNFLLNRRFTFSRAEQGNIYRQYLSFFLVSLIGFTINWLVSVYLYEHIHFFNTHYLTAAFMGILGGTVINFMGSKLFVFKHRKSL from the coding sequence ATGAATGCCATGAATGTTTCCATCATTGTCCCAACCTATAAAGAAGCAAAGAACATAACCCCTCTGTCGGAACAGATTGATCGGGCTATGAAGGATGCGAACCTTACTTATGAAATCATAGTTGTGGATGATGATTCAAAAGACGGCATCATCGAAGCCATTGAGAAGATCAAAGATAGATACAACATAGAACTGAAGGTCAGAAAATCCGAGAAGGGCCTGTCTTCCGCTGTGATTTCCGGGTTTGGACTGGTTACGGGAGAGGTTGTCGTCATTATGGATGCGGATTTGAGTCATCCTCCCGCAAAAATACCGGAACTCGTCGCCCCGATATTGGATGGCAGCTGTGATTTTATGATCGGCAGCAGGTTCGTTAAAGGCGGCTCTGCACACCATTTCAACTGGTATCGCAAGTTGAATGCCTGGTTATCGAAGATGATAGCCAGACCCTTTACCCGTGTTTCCGATCCGATGGCAGGTTTTTTCGCTTTTCCTGGAAAGATGCTTAATCCATTACCTGCATTGAATCCCCTTGGGTTCAAAATAGGCTTGGAAATGATTGTCAAGGCTTCTCCAAAGAGAATATCGGAAGTTCCTATTCAATTTCAGGAGAGACTGTTCGGTGAAAGCAAACTGTCGCTAAAGGAACAGATATACTATCTTATACACATCACAAGGCTGTTTGAATATAAATACAAAACCCTTGCCGAGTTCACAAAATTTTGCCTCATCGGCGGCTTCGGCATGATGGTTGATCTCACATTTGTCTATTTATCAATGCAGATTTTTGTAATTTTCGGCATCGTTTCGAAACTATTCCAATTTCGCATTGCACGGGTGATCGGATTTATTTTTGCCGTTACCTCCAATTTCCTATTGAACAGGAGGTTTACATTCTCAAGAGCGGAACAGGGGAATATCTATCGACAATACCTGTCTTTTTTCTTGGTGTCGTTGATCGGCTTTACTATAAACTGGCTTGTCTCTGTCTATCTATATGAACATATTCACTTCTTCAATACGCATTATCTCACGGCGGCCTTCATGGGCATTCTCGGAGGCACAGTAATCAATTTTATGGGAAGCAAACTCTTTGTATTCAAACATAGGAAATCCTTGTAG
- a CDS encoding undecaprenyl-diphosphate phosphatase, giving the protein MKKHHLRHALLVLSAAILLAVSCSFSAASASASPPASEKKIAVWEAAILGVVEGITEYLPISSTGHLILASHALGMTQFSETRGPLGTLMVKNDAMDSYNIVIQLGAILAVLGLYRKRVKQMLKGLSGALAVLVSRRSVTALGDSERQGLKLLGLLLLAFLPAAVFGKLFHEVIETYLFGPLPVVYALVAGGVLMIGVEYFFWLKDRNRLRISDVNSMFYRQALFIGMMQVVSMWPGTSRSMITMIAGLIVGLDMIAAAEFSFLLALPTLGAATLYSGYKNWHALDDSAGMLALAVGLAVSWLTAVIAVKALVRWLTHHGLIPFGVYRILLAGVLLIYFWQWR; this is encoded by the coding sequence TTGAAGAAACACCACCTCCGACATGCTCTGCTTGTTCTTTCAGCCGCAATCCTTCTCGCGGTTTCATGCTCCTTTTCCGCTGCCTCCGCCTCCGCGTCCCCGCCCGCATCCGAGAAAAAAATCGCCGTATGGGAGGCCGCGATCCTGGGAGTTGTCGAAGGCATCACGGAATATCTGCCCATCTCTTCCACAGGACACCTGATCCTTGCCAGCCACGCCCTGGGTATGACGCAGTTCAGTGAAACGCGCGGCCCCCTGGGCACTCTCATGGTTAAAAACGACGCCATGGACTCTTACAACATTGTCATTCAGCTCGGGGCGATCCTTGCCGTCCTGGGACTTTATCGCAAGCGGGTGAAACAGATGCTGAAAGGATTGAGCGGGGCTTTGGCTGTCCTTGTATCCCGCAGGTCGGTCACGGCACTGGGGGATTCTGAGCGGCAGGGGCTCAAGCTCCTTGGACTGCTGCTGCTCGCCTTCCTGCCGGCCGCCGTGTTCGGGAAACTCTTTCATGAAGTCATCGAGACGTATCTTTTTGGCCCGCTGCCCGTGGTGTACGCCCTGGTGGCCGGCGGGGTCCTGATGATCGGAGTGGAGTATTTCTTCTGGCTGAAGGATCGCAACCGGCTGCGCATATCCGATGTCAATTCGATGTTCTACCGGCAGGCCCTGTTCATCGGGATGATGCAGGTGGTGTCGATGTGGCCGGGAACGAGCCGGAGCATGATCACCATGATCGCCGGGCTGATCGTCGGCCTCGACATGATCGCGGCCGCCGAGTTCAGTTTTCTCCTGGCCCTGCCGACCCTCGGCGCGGCGACGCTGTATTCCGGATACAAAAACTGGCATGCCCTTGATGATTCCGCCGGAATGCTGGCCCTGGCAGTGGGACTGGCCGTGAGCTGGCTGACCGCCGTGATCGCCGTAAAAGCCCTGGTCAGATGGCTGACCCATCACGGCCTCATCCCCTTCGGCGTATATAGAATCCTGCTGGCAGGGGTTCTGCTCATCTACTTCTGGCAGTGGAGATGA
- the menD gene encoding 2-succinyl-5-enolpyruvyl-6-hydroxy-3-cyclohexene-1-carboxylic-acid synthase, with protein MPRMPLSDNLNLLWSSLIVAELVKNGLDTFFISPGNRNAPLISALIHEERSVKKICVDERAAGYRALGHAKAAGRPGVLVCTSGTAPANYYPAVIEAFRDEIPLVILSADRPPELIGSDANQTIVQPDLYGRYCRDSLLIPCPSADYPLEALLARIDSLIARPVGPVHINCAFRDPLVPGIPDSRPIPDELLATAGRLYAREGAYTTYPSPGTLHTGLEDVEAILNRTARGLIVIGRLDGPRDAPALEELAKKLGWPVFCDIASSMKGRIPSDRQIFSLDHPEALRLVSAYAPETILQFGSGLVSKHYFASLLPHSEATVIQISPRAGLRDPAHRVNVRLSMPAFAFVEGLHLQENPSLDATACCLFLDSLETLYQALQRRIPEETLSFSRIASDLLGAVPDGEGLFLGNSLVIRAFDKFRSPFPRKISVISNRGVSGIEGNIATSVGFAEASRRRVTAVIGDISFLHDLNSLLLLAQSATPVVLIIINNGGGRIFERLPIRDFPEILEPYMTTPHGMTFDLLAAQFDLPYFRAATPDELRKAYESALDAERSAVLEVTLDPEEDLRTFQTFQNVRLP; from the coding sequence ATGCCCAGAATGCCGCTGTCCGATAACCTGAATCTGCTGTGGTCCTCGCTGATCGTCGCCGAACTGGTCAAGAACGGGCTGGATACCTTCTTTATTTCTCCCGGAAACCGTAACGCGCCGCTGATCTCCGCCCTGATTCACGAAGAGCGCTCCGTAAAGAAGATCTGCGTGGATGAGCGGGCAGCCGGGTATCGGGCGCTTGGTCACGCGAAGGCCGCCGGCCGCCCCGGCGTTCTGGTCTGCACTTCCGGCACGGCGCCGGCCAATTATTATCCGGCGGTGATCGAGGCCTTCCGGGACGAGATCCCGCTGGTGATTCTGAGCGCTGATCGCCCTCCGGAGCTGATCGGCAGCGACGCCAACCAGACGATTGTCCAGCCGGACCTTTATGGCCGCTATTGCCGCGATTCCCTTCTGATTCCCTGTCCCTCCGCCGATTATCCCCTGGAGGCCCTGCTGGCCAGGATCGATTCCCTGATTGCCCGCCCTGTGGGACCTGTGCATATCAACTGCGCCTTTCGGGATCCACTGGTTCCGGGAATTCCCGATTCCCGACCGATTCCGGACGAGCTGCTGGCGACGGCAGGGCGTCTGTATGCTCGGGAAGGAGCGTATACAACGTATCCCTCACCGGGAACCCTGCACACCGGCCTTGAAGACGTTGAGGCGATTCTCAACCGGACCGCCAGAGGGCTGATCGTCATCGGCCGCCTTGATGGACCCCGGGATGCCCCGGCACTCGAAGAGTTGGCGAAGAAGCTCGGCTGGCCGGTTTTCTGTGACATCGCTTCTTCCATGAAGGGAAGGATTCCTTCAGACAGACAGATCTTCAGTCTCGATCATCCCGAAGCCCTCCGGCTGGTCAGCGCCTATGCCCCGGAGACGATCCTGCAGTTCGGTTCCGGCCTCGTTTCCAAGCATTATTTCGCTTCCCTGCTTCCGCACAGCGAGGCGACGGTGATTCAGATCAGCCCCCGGGCCGGCCTGCGCGATCCGGCCCACCGGGTGAATGTCCGCCTTTCGATGCCCGCCTTTGCTTTTGTCGAAGGCTTGCACCTCCAGGAGAATCCCTCGCTGGACGCAACCGCCTGCTGCCTGTTCCTCGATTCGCTGGAGACCCTCTACCAGGCCCTGCAGCGGCGGATTCCGGAAGAAACTTTGAGCTTTTCCCGGATCGCCTCCGATCTCCTCGGTGCGGTGCCTGACGGGGAAGGCCTTTTTCTGGGCAATTCCCTGGTTATCCGTGCCTTCGATAAATTCCGGTCGCCTTTCCCTCGGAAAATATCCGTGATTTCCAACCGGGGGGTCAGCGGCATCGAGGGGAACATCGCCACGAGTGTCGGCTTTGCCGAGGCCTCCCGGCGGCGGGTGACGGCGGTCATCGGCGACATCTCCTTCCTCCATGATCTGAATTCGCTCCTGCTGCTTGCTCAGAGCGCAACTCCCGTTGTCCTGATCATCATCAACAACGGCGGAGGACGGATTTTCGAGCGCCTTCCGATCCGCGACTTCCCTGAAATTCTCGAACCGTACATGACTACGCCTCATGGGATGACCTTCGACCTGCTGGCTGCCCAGTTCGACCTGCCCTATTTCAGGGCGGCAACGCCGGACGAGTTGAGAAAGGCTTACGAATCGGCCCTGGATGCGGAACGTTCCGCCGTGCTGGAGGTCACCCTGGACCCGGAAGAGGATCTGCGAACGTTCCAGACATTTCAGAACGTTCGCCTGCCATAA